From Pelomicrobium methylotrophicum, one genomic window encodes:
- a CDS encoding secondary thiamine-phosphate synthase enzyme YjbQ, with amino-acid sequence MKSYRKELWFNTPTRTAFVNITPQVTQALKESGIREGLCLVNSMHITSSVFINDDEAGLHADFTRWLEGLAPHEPVGQWRHNDTGEDNADAHLKRQIMGREVVVAVTDGKLDLGTWEQIFYGEFDGRRKKRVLVKIIGE; translated from the coding sequence ATGAAATCCTATCGCAAGGAACTCTGGTTCAACACCCCCACGCGCACGGCCTTTGTCAACATCACGCCCCAGGTCACCCAGGCGCTCAAGGAAAGCGGCATCCGCGAGGGCCTGTGTCTGGTCAATTCCATGCACATCACCTCGTCGGTGTTCATCAACGACGATGAAGCGGGGCTGCACGCCGATTTCACCCGCTGGCTGGAGGGCCTGGCGCCCCACGAGCCGGTGGGCCAGTGGCGCCATAACGACACCGGTGAGGACAACGCCGACGCGCACCTCAAGCGCCAGATCATGGGGCGGGAGGTGGTGGTGGCGGTCACCGACGGAAAACTTGACCTGGGGACCTGGGAGCAGATCTTCTACGGCGAGTTCGATGGGCGGCGCAAAAAGCGGGTGCTGGTGAAGATCATCGGAGAGTGA
- a CDS encoding RNA polymerase factor sigma-70 has protein sequence MASSPDSRVAPLQDPVFLQDLRRQMLRFATLQLSDAHLAEDAVQEALIGALKSADRFGGRAALKTWVFAILKNKIADVLRQRQRLWQADRVLQADEDGEDLHELFDARGFWQPDEHPAAWGDPDQAIYNARFWRVFEACLDRLPAAQARVFMMREFLELETPEICAAANITVSNLNVMLYRARLRLRECLENHWFTPGETPC, from the coding sequence ATGGCGTCATCCCCCGACTCGCGGGTTGCACCCTTACAGGATCCGGTGTTTTTGCAGGATCTGCGGCGACAGATGCTGCGTTTTGCCACGCTGCAACTGTCCGACGCGCACTTGGCCGAAGACGCGGTGCAAGAGGCCCTGATCGGTGCGCTCAAGAGCGCCGACCGGTTTGGCGGTCGTGCCGCGCTCAAGACTTGGGTATTCGCCATTCTCAAGAACAAAATCGCCGACGTGCTACGACAGCGGCAGCGGCTGTGGCAAGCCGACCGCGTGCTGCAGGCCGACGAGGACGGCGAGGATCTGCATGAACTCTTCGATGCGCGCGGCTTTTGGCAGCCTGATGAGCACCCGGCCGCCTGGGGCGATCCGGACCAAGCGATATACAATGCGCGGTTCTGGCGCGTGTTCGAGGCCTGTCTCGATCGCCTGCCTGCGGCCCAAGCGCGTGTCTTCATGATGCGAGAGTTTCTCGAGCTGGAAACTCCGGAGATCTGCGCCGCCGCGAATATCACGGTCAGCAACCTCAACGTCATGCTGTACCGGGCCCGCCTGCGCCTGCGCGAATGCCTGGAAAACCACTGGTTCACGCCGGGAGAGACGCCATGCTGA